Within Oreochromis aureus strain Israel breed Guangdong linkage group 19, ZZ_aureus, whole genome shotgun sequence, the genomic segment ACTTCAGAGGCTTCATCCTTTAAAGTCAAACTTTCAAGATCAAATACACCATAATCGCTTGTCACATTTCAGATACTCCATCACTCAGAATGTGACCAGTAATCCGCTCGTCCTTTGGCAGCTGGAAAACACAACTGGTGTGCACTTAACATCCGTCTGTATCAAAGATGAATTTCAAGGCCTTTGGCAGATCGTTCATAAATATCATATTACCATAGCACAAGGGTCATCACTCATCGATATGATTGGTCCAAAAGCCTAAATATTTGGATAGTTACGTTTTGATCCTTTGTTGTGGGCGTTTCAGCACcataaattttaaataaaacaactgaTCTGATCCATTAATCTCTCAAGTCTGAGCTTTCATTTCTATGATTTTATTTCactgtctgtgagtgtgtgttgtcTCAGTGTTAGTCCAGGCACAACAGAGCTCACAGCTCCCAGCTGATTGCGAGTTGACTTTTAGATTTAGGTGGAGTTGAATGTCAATATACAAAGCGAAGAGGCGGGGGTCAAAAAGATAACAGCAACAAAGCAGGCATCTATCATAGAGATATCAGTGGTTCTCCAAAATCAGTTGGATAACAACAGGTGTGCAGGAAAATGCACAGGATGGAAATCATTTGCATAATGATGAAATCCGTGACTGCTTTCATGACAGCTGGCTGTACTGAAGCCCTGGGAAAGCATCGCCAGGAAAATTTTAGAGCATCTACTCATGTCTGTCGGGGGCCTCATTACCTGCAAAAAatagtttattaaataattGTTGTAAACCGACTCAAAATCAATCTGAGTTTTGTCATCTTTAATGTAATATCCAATATTATCGCTATATAAGATTCATAATAGTCTACGCAGCAACTTCTGATTGGAAAATGGGCTGCACAGAGCCCTGCCATGTTAACACAGAACTTAAATTTGAACTTAGAGATAAGTTTCTCAGGTTAATCACATCTATTTGAATTTTCCACTACTTAAGCCGTTAGAGTCACATTCCTTAAAATGTCCCACTTTTCCTGGCTTATGAGCAACATTTGAATATTAACTTGGTCATTCGTTCAATGGTAGGTGATGCTTTTAAACCCAAACCCTGCCTGGACATTTGAGATAAtgtctaaaacaaaaaacagccttgCATCTCGTGCCTGCACACAGATGGATTACAGACAGAATTGGTCCCTGAAGGAATCTTCCTCCTGCCTGTCAAATGAATATAAAAGACTCTCTGGGGATTCAGCTGTCTGACACAGCCCTCCACACTCTGAACCACAGCATGTATTTTCCTCTGTCAGGCAGCCTTGTTGTTGACTTGAAATACACCTAAAATTCAATAGCCTACATATCATCGATCGAGAATTGTCAGCTCTCCtcttattttcaaaaataattacccatccattcattttcttaaccGCTTATCCAATCCAGACATGGATAAGCTCCTCGCAGGTTGGGAGGCATCACTGTGCTGCCCTCAGCAGCAAATCCATCTCCACAGCTTATGTCATACAGCTAAGTGCATTGCTTGGACTTCTCTCAGTGGTTAATAATGCTGTGTTAATTGATGCTATTTATATCTGTCTGcacattaaaacacataaatCCAATCCAGTATATAACACCATTTCACAATAACATTGACTACAGGCATTTTGTGTTGTTAGGTTCTAATACCCTGCAGTATTAGAAACACCCAGAGTAAGGCAGtttcctatgagcaagcacttggtaacagagggaaggaagaactccctttttacTGCAAGAGACCTTCAAAATCAGGCTGAGGGAGGGACAGCCATCTGCAGTGACTGGTTTGAATGATGAGGAGcaagattaaagaaacacagAAGGCACAGGGAGATACAGACAAAACACAAGATTGCAGGGATATAGATGGAAATTGCATGCGTGATGTTTGGTCCCTAACACTCATTCATCTCCTGTCACCCTCATATCCAGGATTTTTTGGGGGCTTTGTTTCTGGTtcaaaaataatcatttaatcCCAGTTCCAACAGTGACAGAACTGAACCTTGACTTGTATTCTGGGGGAATTAATCTCAATTAGAAACCCTGCACGAGGTTTCATTAATCAGCTCCTCTGCGAGGCACCAGAGGCTTCTAAAAAAGTATGGCGCTATTATTCTTTTGACTCACTGAGGCACAGTGTTAGAGACTTGTGTAATGACATGAAATACTCCCACAGATATTGATTACTTTTTATCCCAGGTTCTCATCATGCACTTTGTGAAGCATGGTTACATCGATCAGATCTGCTGCTTATACGGCTGCGAGAAGATTAGCAGATGCAGCGCTGAGGCGTCATCATGCTACTCGTACAGATTTTTAATTTGCACAAAATAAGCCATTAGTGCTGAGAGAAACGACCGAAATCAATATCACGGTATTAATAAGCATTACGTGCAGTAGCAATTACAAGTTTTGACTTCGATTGATTCAGTAATTTTGCAGTTGTTTCTCAGTTTCTGCCTTTCGTTTGTGAAGGTCTGgtgcttttttgtttaaattgtctaataaactgtgtttttgtaaaaagaCAGGAGCTTGGTCAAAATAAGCAGTTTCAAAAGGTGTATTGGGTATTTATCAGTACAGCCTTATCTTTGCCCTTTTATTTTccagaagaacaacaaaataatcatGAGTATAATCCCcagattaataaataaataattgctaGTAGCAGTTCATATTCATCACAGTGTTAgagtcattactcaaaaaagtaatgtattaTACATTTCTCATTACTTCAAAAACAAGTTATGAAAGACTTTCCTACTCTCTAGAAAGTAATTAGCTTGACTACTAGTTACATTACCTCTGTATTTATCTGCCATATTTGTCTTAAATCCACTTAAATCCACAGAAATGTCCATATGTAGAAATGCTGTGATCAACTCTATCATTTTCATCCGTCAGGCAATTGTTGTGCAATTGTGCACGACAGAGCAGGACGGAAGCAAGGAAATGTTTGATAAGGAACTGTATTGTTATTTACAAATGTAGTTAACACATAAAGGGCAACACAGCACACAACAGCATTTTCCTTACTTTGAATTTCATGTTTGTCGAAAGGAGCTGTTGCATTTAACAATAACACTAATTTTGTTCATTGTTAATTACACTTTACTtgaacttttacattttatgtaACATCAAATGCATTGTCCTGGTGTAATTTTTGCATCGATTGCTGAATCGAGCGTGTCGATCTCCCTAAACTCAAATGCCCAGCTTTGCTGTGTTAACAGACTAGTACAAAAACTACCTTCATATTATTGTCTTACAGCCGGATGCCCAGTAAAGTAACACTAATAATCAACTAAAGGTGCCTATTTTTTCCTTAAATGAAAGGAAAACTATGTGTCTACAATAAATGTTTATTCCAGCTTTGTGAAAACTCATATTTCTGGTAATTCAGTGAGATTTTTTGTAGCTTTAAGATTAGAGGAATTTTCTCCCCATTGAGGAATATTGATTCCTTTATTATTCCTGTAAATTTGCCATTAACATCTCTGCCTTGAAATCGATACGTATGATTAAACCAATTTCCCCCtgcttattgctgttttataaCCACAGGCTAAAGCATGCACTGTACTGCTCTAAATTTATGTAAATCACAGGACACTCTGTTTTCCTTTATGTCCCTTATGTCCTGTCCTCCAGCTCTCCTTGCCAGAACGGAGGCACATGTATGGATGCCGAGGGCTCAGCAGCCTTTTCTTCCTGCTTATGTCCCCCTGGATTTTCCGGAGACTTCTGTGAGATCGGCATTGACAGCTGCCAGCCTAACCCTTGCCTCAACGGTGGCAACTGTACAAACCATGGCCTGACTTTCACATGTGTCTGTCCACACGGCTTCACTGGTTTCACTTGTAATGACACCACGAGCCTCTCTCCCTGCGCCGGGCGGCCCTGTGCCAACGAGGGCACCTGTGTCGGTCAACCTGATGGAACCTTCCGGTGCATTTGCCAGAAATGGTTTACAGGTCCCACATGCTCCCTGCAGCACAGACCAAGAAACAGATCCAAGCCGGTTGCTGCCAAGCCTGTGGACAGAGTGTTTGCTCTGACTCCACAGCACTACTCCCTCCCCGCTCATGCCTTCCACAAATTGCTTAGACCACCTGAGAGAGATCTGCTCAAGATCACCCTGAAGGAGACGGTTCACTCGTCCGGTGTCCTTGTTACGCATGGTCAGCTTGTCTGCTTCAGCTTACTAGCACTGCTCACCTGCCTGGTCATCTTAGGCACTACAGGCATTGTGTTTTTTGGCCGCTGTGAGACGTGGCTGGCGAATGCCAAGTACAGCCAGCTTGTCCGGCAGCAAAGGGAGCACCTGCTGAGAGAAGCTGGCAGCACGAGCCAGGAAGAGGCGGAACACTCGGTAAACATCATCCTGCCGGAGAAGATTAGACTCACCAGCTTTGGGAGGCACTACACCTCCATCTGATAAAATCATCTCGTCCTCACCCACACTCCCCCTGGAAGAAGTCGAATGTGAATGTGTAAAGATAGCAGCGAATGAAAAGCTATGACTGTCGTGCAGTTGTGTTTAAAGTGTTATAACCGAGAGCTGGTGGGCTATCCCGGTACATGTTTGAATGTAAAGTCTGCTGGACCAAATGGATATACATGACGCTGgtttgtaaatgtatttttaatccaAAATTACCATTAAAATGTATAATTATGTGAAACATGTTCTCTCACATAGCATGTTGTTAAAAATATGTCATTGCGTGGCctctttttatttacttatttctcATGAGTCGATCTGATTAGGAAGTGGGGTTaattaagaaaatgaaaaatatatttgaattcACAAAAATTAGTACAAAGTGACTGAGCTACTGACTTTTAATTTGAACTCTAATGAGCATCATCAGAGCTGCAATCTCTCATTTCAAAGATAAGCAAATAAGACATCAGTGTTTATAGTAGCCCAAACCTTCTTCATACAGCATGTTCTGAATTTCCAGTTTCtttataaatgcaaaaatacatATAGATCGTGTTACATGCCAACCAAACAGCTGTGCAAATCCTGCAGGGATGAACTCTAcagaaaatgttgtttttaatgtaataaatgtatttctgATGTCCAAAAAGGTAATTTACTTTTTCATATACCACACAGCTGCCACCCACTGTATCATATCAGACGTTGATTTGAAAGGTAAGTATAGATGTCGAGTCTGATATAATGACATTATTTGTTTGGCTAACTCATTTTCATCTCTTTATATCAATGATTAATCCCTGATTGTTCTAAAACTCGTGTTCCGTTGAGCTTTTATAAGATTTTCCACTAGTGCTTCTTACTGTCGGTGTTATTATGCATCAGTGAGCCCTGAAATTGATACTGCAACACCTGTTTAAGTGTTATTAGTTTGCTTCACGCATGAGATGGCCGCCCACTCTGAATGGAGGAAACGTGATTGCCATGAAAACCTAATATATGTCAAAATATGGAAAGTACATGTCTGTTACACAGGAAATATGCAGACAGATGTGAATAGTATTGTGTGTAAAGCATTAAATCCATTAACTCCTGATATGAGGATTACTGGGACTTCAAGGTTGGAgattctgtctctttctccGTAAGTCCccttcagcctccttattgtttATCGTAACTCTCTAATTGGCTGGTTATCTACGAGTCATTTTCTGACATGCATAAGTAAAACATAATGATGTACAAGTGGTTTATCTAGCGGGAGATTGCAATTACAGTCATTTAGGACTTGTATTATTCTGAGATAATTCGCTGTTGTACTTTGAAAACGTTTGGTTGTCTAtcacttttaataaaatatgtcaCAATGTGTCCTCCTAACAAAAGTGCTTGCAGTGTCACATGCTTGTACACAAAGGTGACTTTAGTCTTGTATTTGATTTGATCTCCACCTTAGTCGGTCATTGGTCCTGATTTTAttgctttcagctgctgttttcttcacacaacagACAGGTGGAGACAAGATCAGATCCTCCCCAAGGCTCATACAGTGCATCAGCTGTTTAACAGTGCAAAGTCCAACCGATACACATGCTGCGTgtgcaccaccaccaccaccaccacctgtTCTAAAAATCCTGCAAACATCTGCTCTCCTGCTCTGATATGCTTCATAAATTTCTCCCCAAGGCCGTCTTGATGGTTATCAGCGGAATGATAATACAGGCTCTGACTGCACTCCTCCACTGGCTCTAAAGGTTTCAGATAACAGTCTGTGTCTCCATCTTCTGGTACAGTTATACATTACTCCTCTACAGCACCATTCCAGACAGCCATGTCAAATCTGGCAGCTCAACCCCtcgtaaaagcctaaaataGTCTACAAATAGtaataaagatgtttttattatttcttttttatgatACATTGTTTCTCTGTTAGATCTTTGGATTCGATCATGTGTTTGCTATTTTTTATAATATCAACCATGGCTGGAAAAGATAGCAAGTGCAGTGTATGTTGGAGACTGTAGCGAAGGGCAGTAAACAGAAGAAAGTTTCAAATTGTTTCGGTCAATTTGTGTGTTTAGGTTCCCGGTTAGGTTGAGGTGAAATTACAGTTTCTTCAAACTATGTGCTAATGAGAATGATAAAACACTATTATTCTCAATAGTTAGTAGTAGAGTAGTAGATCCTGCCTCTCTTGTTTCATGTCAAGTTCATTTTGACTTAATTTTGATATAATAGTGTGACTCTCAATTTGCATTTATTACCATTTTAAAGAATAGAAGCAGAACAGGTGGCAGGAAGGTGCTAGGCTGAAGTGAATGTGGTGACTAGAAGCTTGTTATGTTCACAACCCTTTCCAAGTTAAAACCTCTCAAACTTGATCCACTGTGTGTACATTTCACACTGTAAACTATAAACAGTGTATAAAACTATAAACAGTGTATAACTGGATGAAGTTTTCCTAATCTAATGTCTGCAattcaattctgttttattcatataaCATTAATTTACAACAAGACTCATCAAGGAGATTTATATtataagataaagaccctataATATTAGAATACTCAACAATCAGACTTCTCCCTACTTtgtgacagtaggaaggaaaaactcatttttaacaCAAGAAACCTGACGAGGCCCGACTCCTCATGATTTTGTAGGTGAGGAGAAGGAGTTTGAATCAATTGTGAATTTGACAGATGCAACAAAACCAAGAGTGGGTGAGAGTGTGCAGATATTTATCAGACACTTTTCTACATTCCTAAATTATCCCCAGAAAAGGCCAAAATAGGTGCATAAGTGAAAACACTTGTGTAAGTGGAGAATAATTGTGCACACGCTTTAAcatctaaatatttaaaacagtttCCTCTACCTGCCATCGTGGGCCAGAGACATGTCAAATTTCCTTTGCACATTAAAAGCTCATCACATAGAACTTTATTATAACATCTAAAGAATCCAGCACTAAACATTCAATTAAAGCGTTGTTCATTGCAATATAAGAATGATAAACACATCGTCAGTTCTTCAAGTAGGACTGACGTGTGTTCAACAATATAGTCGGagactttctgttttcttgAAATGAAAGTGTGTGTTTTCCATTAAGGCTCTCCAACATCGAAATAacagttcagctgtgttccaCTCACTGTGTTTCAGTCTGATGCAGCTCTAAAAAAAGCTATGCAGTCACCAAGTATGGCCACAGGGTGTCATCCATctaaaagaagaaagaggaaaggcTATAGCCACAAGCTGGACACCGAGTGCAGCATTTCAATGCACCGAGAATGCTGCATTCTGCTTTCATCGGTTAATTATAAGTTATACacagtttttatatatatctcAAACAAGATAGCTGCCACTATATCACATAAATCTACACAAaacagttattttttaaaatgttttgcttgattagcatttaaatatttcctatatataatatatatttgtaATGTATGGAAACTGCATACATGGTAAGATTGCAAAAATATACAGGTGATGTTTTCCAGCTTCCATTCTGCTGCTCTTCTTCTGCACGATAATGCAAGCCATCACAAGACTCAGGGATGAGTGCTGCCTGTCCTACATAACAGATCATTTTCCACTTTGTTGCCAGGCCATTTCAGTTCACCATTGGGGTGACAATCAGTGTTTTTCCCAAGTTACATCCACCTATTTTTCACTGCCGACTGAGCTTCATTGGAAAATGTTTCAGGGACTCCTGCTGTGTTCCTGCATATCCCtcatctgacacacacactcacacaaacacatacacactaaACCTATCCTTAAACAGAAAATTGAAATATCTTTTAGCATCTgtactgcaaaaataaaacacaaaacgaGTTCATGTTAATAATGCAACACTTCTTATTTCCAAATAGTGCCTCTATTTGTGTGTTTCACTTCAGAATTTGGATTTCTTTAAACTAGATGGTTTAAAAGATGGTTAAGTAGTAACACGCTAGTTTCCCTGAAACCTTTTTGTGTGTGCTGAGGCCCCCCTGGCTCCCCACCACCAGACATTCATTTGTGGAGTTATGACCCTGGGGAGAGAGGGGCCCTCACCTTCAAAGCTGACCagggaagcagaaaaaaacacctcagcagaCCCATTCTGCTCCCTTCAagtcataaaacaaaaaagagcagcAAAAGTTAAATCTCACCCCTCAGCCTGAGACCCTTAACCCTTTGTTCCCGTCTGCCTCTCCGCAGAGAGATGAGACTCAACATCCATGGAAAATCACACATGGAAAGAATCCAAATCTAAAGCATTCCAGTTGGGGTCTCTTTTCAGGGGTGCACACTGGATACACTGAAAGTTATATTTCACTCAGGCAGGTACCCCTCTGTCAGCTGTCAGCTCTGCATAaatactgtgtgtttgtgtgttaaatGTGTTCCAGATGAGCCGTAAAGTCGGGTCACTGGTAAGCCCCTGTAGTCAAACCAGCAACATGTTCTTTAACGGCGCTGGACTTAATTCTCCTCTTTGTTACTCTGGCGCCAAATGTTTTGGGCTTGTGAGTTCCTAAAACAAAATGATGTCTGCTATAAACTATTGTCAGGTCAACCAAGGTGGGTTCCGCTTTACGTTTTATCTGTGTAATATTTATGCTCTTCTGATGTTCAACAACATTCTTTTAGTGCATTTCATTATTATGGGGGACTAATGTGGGGTGAGCGCGTCGATTGGCCACAGAAGCTGGGTGTCTAATCCCGGGACCACAGACGCTGAAAAGGCCTGGTGGCCAGATACTTTAAACTGCAAGGGCATTATCTGTTTTACTGCTGTGTGTTGGATATAAGAGAAATCAGAGTGATGTAGTTTTCCTGAACCATAACAAAAGCCTCCTTTCATTTCCATCAGCTCCATCCACTTATCTCAAAGAGCAAGTGATATTTAGAGCAAactctgattcatttcaaagcCGTGATTCATAAGAACCGTTTTctgacaaaggaaaaaaaattcccACTTTGACAACAAAGAGCATCCTTGTGTCGTCACTACATCCAAATTTCTAAAAGCTTGTTGTGTTGTGTCTACAGTGATTTATGCCCTGGTTGTGACTTTGCCTCCTTGCTGGAGGTAAGGACTCTATATCCCACAGCTGACTATGAATAATAGCCACACAGGGAACCAAATCATCTGACAAGATGTTGCTCCATATAAGGGCTGTGTCAGAGTCATTATCTGGTTTCCTGAGTCATCTGTGTCCAAGCCATTGCCCGCTGTTGTGTCTTCATTGCATCGTGACTTGTGTCTGAAGCATCGGAAGAGCTCTTTCTTCAATTTCATACtttttacgctgcacagctgaaTTAAATCACATTAGATCATTACAAAAAATCCTTTTATGCACGTTTTTAGACCGGGTGATGGCACGGCATTGATATTCAGCATTAGCTGCAGACGTTTGACGTTTTGAAGGACTCTGCATTCACTGTGTTCTGCTGTGGGATCGGTTTGCTAAGCCCTGAAAACATTAGTGTATTTAGACCCTTGCAGGTGGAAGTATCACTTAGCATAATAGGATAAACTCTGATGATCCTCATTTAATTGTAAGAGGTCAAAGGTTTAGGAAGGGGGGTGTGGAGAACAAtggatgtttttctctctctctcttttcctagAGCCATCCCACCATAACCGCTATATAGTTTAAGTGGTTGACCACTAATTACAGATGCAATATTTCACCCTTTTTGCAGAGACTAAACTTgcttgcagcagatggctgattttagagggaaaaaaaagatttaaattgaTTCAATTTAAACAAAATTTCTGTTATTGCTCTTGAGAAAGATTTAATCTAAAACATCTTTCTCAAGAGCACTTCCTCTTCTACGAGACCGAATGACAGTTAAAAGTATACACAGCATGCTTCATtgtaaaaacaacatgaaaagccacacacacgcgcgcgcgcgcataCCATAACCCTAGCTTGCATGCAGGCACCAATAATGTAACTTGTCCACTTTAAGTATTGTGCttacaacaaataaataaataaaaaggccCGAAAGAAGGAGTAAACCAAAGAATTTATTGAATACAATAAAATACCATCCATAAAACGGAACATTTACAAAGTCTTTTTGCGCCACGCAAGGCAGAGAGAACCATCTTCACTCTGCTCACTAGTATGGAAAACATCAATATCGGTTCTCTGGATTTATCCCATTTAAGAACCGAACTTCATAACAATACTGGTGAGCAAAGTGATGCGCACATCTCTAAGTCCcgagtgggggaaaaaaaaaatcatagagGCGCATTTCCACGAGGAGAAAAGAGAACGTATACAGACATATACAAAGTGCATGTGTTCGGCACCAAAGTCCAAACAAACTAACCTTTTGCAGGTGGGTCCTAAGAGGATGTATAGATGTCCAGTATTAAAGGAAGGAGGACACCCTATACTGCACATTTCTTTAATTCAGTCccttatgaaaaaaataaatacacttaAATCATTAATGAAAATCTATCTAAGGGTAGTTACAATACTGAAAAATGCAGcatatgttgttttatttttaagtagCAGCTCTAAAAGTGTGAAAATTAATCTACACGTGTATAACTTGGTTACTGGATCTTTCCAGCCCGTCTCTATATCGATTCAGCCAGTCTCTGAGCTCTGAGATCCGATACCCCTCAGGTCCTCTGCCACCCTGGTAAACTATCTTTCCCTCCTGCAGGATATAAAGTCTGTCAAAATAAGCTCCGTATGCAGCGTTGGAGGAGTTTTCCATGCTGTCAACCACGACCAGGCAACCGGGCACCTCCAGGTGCATCAGCTGCGCAGCGTTCAGCCTGTCCTCCAGACACCGGTGTTTGGGGATCTGATATGGCGCGTCGGTGCTCATCCAGCCGTCGGAGGGGTGTGCTTCCTCGATGTATACAACTAAAGAGTCTGCTATGTCTGCATTCTCCCTCACAACCTCCTGGAAAGCCTTCAGACGTGCCATGAACGGTGGTCAGGTGCAGCTGCCAAAGTTGAGGATAAGCGGTCTCTTGTCCTGTGCGTAGTCGAGGATTCGGCTGCGCCGCTGATCCTCCAGCTGGACAACTTCGGTGTTGGGCGCTACCTGTCCAAGATGCGCTGCTTTCAGGAAGTCCAGCTTGTGTCCGTGCCAGACTGCCTTAAGGGACTCAAGGCTGAAGAGCCGATTGGAGTCCGATATGCACAGAGGAGGATCAATGGCATCGCCCTCCTGCTCCTTCATCCTGAAGAACACTCTTTTTCTTATGCATAAAAAGTCAAGCAGCCAAAACATGACAGCTGCCACCAAAAAACGAGGCAACAGGACGAAACAAACTATTgcatttttaatagttttaagAGTATTCATTATCAACCCGATTTGTCTAGCGTTATGCCACGATCTTGTGGGTTGAAGTTGGGTTACTTGCAACTTCCCCTCTTTTTATAGCACTGGCAGATTTGAATGAATCACACCCCGCCTCCAAACCGGGGTCGAGGCCTCACATGGCGGGGATTACCTTCTGTCAATTCCGCAGCTTGTAGTCACAGCCAAAAGCCAACGGTGCTGGATAGGGTGCACCAAAGCGCTGCGTTATGGGCAGTCTCTCATatataatttgtttttgtttttaaccgtCAGAATGTCAAAAGAGATGTTAAAAGCAAGTCTGGCTGCATAAAGTTAGGTAAAACTGAGGGAGAAATATAAGGATATGGAACATCATTAATGTGACGTGGAATAAAAAAAGCAGGTACATTTGAGGAAATTTTTATCATAAAAAAATCTGAGCTTAAAAGTCTgacttctggaaaaaaaaaatccgaatgctttaaaaataaaaacacaatttttaaaaaagcttctATTTCCCATAATTCTTAACTTAAAgtcaggagaaaaacaaagtcaaactaGTAACACATTCCTGCTGTGAATTGTGAGGTCTTACATTTCAAATCACTCTcagcataaaaacatttttcatgcGTCCCAAATCCTTTTCTTCTGTCCTCCATCACAACACAAGTGGACACATCTGTTTGTTGAGTAAAAGGGTCCCAGTGCTCCTCACCTCACTCAGACGTCTCCAAAAATCTGAACGTGGAACACCtttggtttgttttgattttttttctttcctggtGTAAGGACTGAGGTCTCCGCTGTTTTTGTGGCAGTTGTctgatacaaaaaacaaaaaatatctaCCACATGTAAAAAGACTGTGCGGCATTGTCAGGACTGTACAGAACACAAAACAAGATTAGGCAGGCCATGTGCACACTGTCTGTTAAACGCAGACAGCCAATAATGGCCTAGTTCAATGTAGACTTCAGACTGTCTAAACTACATCACAATTTTTAATACTCATAATCAAATAAcaacattttagaaaaaaaaagtcatttagtTAAATAGATAACATACACTGACATcatttctgaaaaagaaaatacactttttttGAGCCTGCATATCAGATGGCCATGGCTGACTGAACTC encodes:
- the LOC116334830 gene encoding protein delta homolog 1 — encoded protein: MHLTAVVLILSLTSIVKGWECSAGCSTENGFCEKPGKCRCKPGWQGDNCDHCVPFPGCLHGTCEKAWQCICEEGWVGSLCDQDIRLCSSRPCAINATCIETGEGRYLCVCPPGFSGENCHLRRGLCLTNGSPCQNGGTCMDAEGSAAFSSCLCPPGFSGDFCEIGIDSCQPNPCLNGGNCTNHGLTFTCVCPHGFTGFTCNDTTSLSPCAGRPCANEGTCVGQPDGTFRCICQKWFTGPTCSLQHRPRNRSKPVAAKPVDRVFALTPQHYSLPAHAFHKLLRPPERDLLKITLKETVHSSGVLVTHGQLVCFSLLALLTCLVILGTTGIVFFGRCETWLANAKYSQLVRQQREHLLREAGSTSQEEAEHSVNIILPEKIRLTSFGRHYTSI
- the dio3a gene encoding iodothyronine deiodinase 3a; protein product: MNTLKTIKNAIVCFVLLPRFLVAAVMFWLLDFLCIRKRVFFRMKEQEGDAIDPPLCISDSNRLFSLESLKAVWHGHKLDFLKAAHLGQVAPNTEVVQLEDQRRSRILDYAQDKRPLILNFGSCTUPPFMARLKAFQEVVRENADIADSLVVYIEEAHPSDGWMSTDAPYQIPKHRCLEDRLNAAQLMHLEVPGCLVVVDSMENSSNAAYGAYFDRLYILQEGKIVYQGGRGPEGYRISELRDWLNRYRDGLERSSNQVIHV